A single region of the Triticum dicoccoides isolate Atlit2015 ecotype Zavitan chromosome 2B, WEW_v2.0, whole genome shotgun sequence genome encodes:
- the LOC119362092 gene encoding probable LRR receptor-like serine/threonine-protein kinase At3g47570: MPSVLRMLCILLSLLCFNTSILAAAQANMSEIDRHALLCFKSGINSDPLGILHSWGNGSLDFCSWKGVACGTKFPPRVVSLNLTAARLGGQLSGCVGNLTFLSRMNLADNHLSGTIPEELGKLPNLHTLILAGSNLEGNIPDSLGASSFLSYVDLANNTLTGKIPLSLASSSSLSKLILSRNSLSGEIPSTLFGNSSKLTVVDLQMNFFTGPIPHFHKVTTLKFLRLTDNFLSGSIPPSIGNVSSLTSILLGRNRLSGLIPETLSHITKLLELDLSFNSLSGSVPLSFYNMTSLEFFNVCSNALVGQMPSHIGFSLPNLQFLIMGSNRLEGLIPASLSNMLNLQTLDLSNNSLHGSVPSLGSLANLGRLDLGMNFLEAHNWSFLTSLANCTQLTKLSLEGNVLNGSLPISIINLSRRLEHLSLGSNQISGSIPVEISNLVNLTLLGMESNFLSGSIPSTIGKLRNLYVLNLSKNKLSGQIPPSIGDITQLGKLYLDDNNLSGNIPGSLGQCPGLLELNLSRNSLDGSVPSELFASPPLSLGLDFSHNSLTGELPLVVGTHSSGGPVSLHMEGNKFHGQIPERWHLLVSTQHINLSHNDLSGAVPEFFERFDMLKQLDLSYNNLEGSVPTSGIFKKYAAVVLGGNKGLCLNSSKLIKIRNSFRPALPVCPRISASVTKSKHHLSLLTTSLLIVLPTLSIGSMVLLWFLLTLWKKGLFSFSRWDLVSKVFPNRREVHTAPCHDDKKLKRVSYQDILKATNWFSSVHTISTTCTGSVYVGRFKSDRSLVAIKVFNLSEPGGYDSYLIECEVLRSTRHRNIMRPVTLCSTLDSQNHEFKALIFEFMVNGSLEKWLHSDQHNGITDKGLSFGQRICIAADVASALDYAHNELTPPLIHCDLKPNNVLLDDDMTARLSDFGSAKFLSPGLLIPKSLDDVGGTIGYLAPEYGMGCEISVDGDVYSFGVLLLELLTGKRPTDDMFVDGLSLCKFCESMLPDRVAEILDPHMAHEEHQGCAEGWIQRYIVPLVALGLSCTVESPKDRPGMKDVCAKLSDIRASFL; this comes from the exons ATGCCTTCAGTCTTGCGTATGCTCTGTATTTTGCTCAGCCTTCTCTGTTTCAACACCTCAATACTAGCTGCAGCACAAGCAAACATGTCTGAGATCGATCGCCATGCCCTCCTTTGCTTCAAGTCAGGCATCAACTCTGATCCCCTTGGCATCCTACACTCATGGGGCAATGGCTCGCTTGACTTTTGCAGCTGGAAAGGGGTCGCCTGCGGCACCAAGTTTCCACCCCGGGTGGTCTCTCTTAACCTCACCGCTGCTCGTCTCGGTGGGCAGTTATCTGGATGCGTGGGCAACCTGACATTTCTTTCTCGGATGAACCTTGCTGATAATCATCTGTCAGGAACCATCCCCGAAGAGTTGGGTAAGCTTCCAAACCTTCATACACTGATTCTTGCAGGCAGCAATCTGGAAGGTAACATCCCTGATTCACTAGGCGCTAGCAGTTTTCTTAGCTATGTCGACCTTGCAAACAACACACTTACTGGCAAAATCCCTCTCTCATTAGCCAGTAGCTCCTCACTCAGCAAACTTATACTGTCACGTAATAGCCTCTCAGGAGAGATCCCTTCTACTTTGTTTGGTAATTCATCCAAGCTTACCGTCGTTGATCTCCAGATGAATTTTTTCACTGGTCCCATCCCACATTTCCATAAGGTCACAACACTCAAATTTCTTCGTCTGACAGACAACTTCCTCTCTGGGAGCATACCTCCTTCAATAGGAAATGTTTCTTCCCTCACTTCTATATTGCTCGGCCGAAATAGGTTATCGGGATTAATTCCAGAGACTTTGAGTCACATTACAAAACTGCTTGAGCTTGATCTAAGTTTCAACAGCTTATCAGGGAGCGTCCCGTTgtctttttacaacatgacatcacttgAATTCTTTAATGTGTGCAGCAATGCCCTTGTTGGACAGATGCCATCTCACATTGGTTTCTCACTACCAAACCTCCAGTTCCTTATCATGGGAAGCAACAGGTTGGAGGGCCTGATCCCTGCTTCACTATCCAACATGTTAAATCTCCAAACACTTGATCTTTCAAACAACTCGTTACATGGCTCTGTGCCATCTCTTGGTTCTTTGGCAAACTTGGGTCGGTTGGATTTAGGAATGAACTTTCTAGAAGCACATAACTGGTCATTTCTTACATCTCTAGCAAATTGCACCCAGCTGACAAAGTTGTCCTTGGAAGGGAATGTTCTAAATGGCAGCCTACCTATATCAATTATTAATCTTTCCAGGAGACTAGAACATTTATCGCTTGGGTCAAACCAAATTTCGGGCTCCATACCTGTTGAGATTAGCAATCTTGTTAATCTCACTTTGCTTGGGATGGAAAGCAATTTTCTTTCTGGAAGCATACCTTCTACCATTGGCAAGCTACGAAACCTATATGTCCTAAATCTGTCAAAGAACAAATTATCAGGTCAGATCCCCCCCTCAATTGGTGACATTACTCAACTGGGCAAGCTTTATCTTGATGATAACAACTTGAGTGGAAACATACCTGGTAGTTTAGGTCAGTGCCCGGGGCTTCTTGAACTAAACTTGTCTCGAAATAGCCTTGATGGCTCAGTACCATCCGAATTGTTTGCTAGTCCTCCACTCTCCTTGGGTCTGGACTTCTCACACAACAGTCTCACAGGGGAACTACCATTGGTAGTTGGTACACATAGCAGTGGTGGTCCAGTATCCCTTCACATGGAAGGAAACAAGTTTCATGGACAGATTCCAGAAAGATGGCATCTACTAGTATCAACCCAACATATTAATCTTTCTCATAATGACTTATCTGGTGCCGTGCCTGAATTCTTTGAGCGATTTGATATGCTGAAGCAACTTGATCTGTCTTACAATAACTTGGAAGGGTCTGTTCCTACTAGTGGGATCTTTAAGAAATATGCTGCAGTAGTTCTGGGTGGCAACAAGGGACTCTGTTTAAATTCCTCCAAGTTGATAAAAATAAGAAATTCCTTTAGGCCAGCATTACCAGTTTGTCCTCGCATCTCAGCTTCAGTGACTAAATCAAAACACCATCTGTCATTGCTGACGACCTCGCTGCTAATTGTACTACCAACACTTAGTATTGGTTCCATGGTGTTGTTATGGTTTCTGCTCACTCTTTGGAAGAAAGGGTTGTTTTCGTTTTCACGATGGGATCTTGTGTCCAAGGTGTTTCCTAATAGAAGAGAAGTGCATACAGCCCCGTGCCATGATGATAAGAAGCTGAAGAGAGTGTCATACCAGGACATTCTTAAAGCTACCAACTGGTTTTCTTCGGTCCATACTATCAGCACAACCTGTACTGGTTCAGTTTATGTTGGTAGGTTCAAGTCCGACAGGAGCCTAGTTGCCATCAAAGTATTCAACTTGAGTGAACCTGGTGGATATGATAGTTACCTCATTGAGTGTGAAGTGCTACGAAGCACCCGCCATAGAAATATAATGCGACCTGTGACCCTATGCTCAACATTGGATTCACAAAACCATGAGTTCAAAGCACTAATCTTCGAGTTCATGGTTAATGGCAGCCTAGAGAAATGGTTGCATTCTGACCAACACAATGGAATCACAGATAAAGGGCTAAGCTTTGGCCAGAGGATATGCATAGCAGCAGATGTGGCTTCTGCTCTTGATTATGCCCACAACGAACTGACACCTCCTCTGATCCATTGTGATTTGAAGCCAAACAATGTCCTTTTGGATGATGACATGACTGCGCGGCTCAGTGACTTTGGCTCAGCGAAGTTTCTATCACCAGGTCTGCTAATTCCTAAAAGCCTGGATGATGTTGGAGGGACAATTGGATACCTGGCACCTG AGTATGGAATGGGTTGCGAGATCTCTGTAGACGGCGATGTGTATAGTTTTGGAGTGCTTCTACTGGAATTGCTTACTGGAAAACGACCTACTGATGATATGTTTGTCGATGGACTTAGCCTTTGTAAGTTCTGTGAATCTATGTTACCCGACAGAGTTGCAGAGATTCTTGATCCTCATATGGCGCATGAGGAGCATCAAGGGTGCGCAGAAGGATGGATTCAGAGATATATTGTCCCCTTGGTTGCCCTTGGGCTGTCATGTACCGTGGAATCTCCAAAGGATAGGCCCGGAATGAAAGACGTTTGTGCAAAACTTTCTGACATTAGAGCCTCTTTTCTTTAA
- the LOC119362094 gene encoding UDP-glycosyltransferase 73C4-like, with translation MASTETTGSSKKLRVLLIPFFASSHIGPFTELAVSLATARPQAVEATIAVTPANVSFVRSLLQRYENGSGIPVKVATYPFPAVDGLPRGVENLGTAAQADAWRIDVAALSDTLMRPVQETLIRAQSPDALITDVHFMWNAGVCDGLGVPCVTFNVIGAFSTLAMRHLLGRVSSSEPEVVTTIPRFPDPEIRVPTVELPEYLRSQRKGDQSTFDRLYAVQGDCFGLAVNTSPDLEEHYCGMYVGNGYAKRAYMLGPVSLRLPSSPEADDSRYTDWLDSKPSRSVVYVCFGSLAHVSDAQLDELALGLEASGMAFLWVVRMDKWSPPERWRERVGGRGMVVTAWAPQRAILGHRAVGAFVTHCGWNSVLETVAAGVPVLTWPIVFEQFITERLLTEVLGIGERLWPDGAGVRSTRHEEQEVIPAQDVAPALTTFMQPGGPGDAARSRVMGLAAKVHAAVAEGGSSDRDLHRLIDDLMEAAGVGAGRTTI, from the coding sequence ATGGCCTCTACGGAAACCACTGGCAGCAGCAAGAAGCTGCGTGTGCTCCTCATCCCCTTCTTCGCCTCCAGCCACATCGGGCCCTTCACCGAGCTCGCCGTTAGCCTTGCGACGGCCAGACCACAGGCCGTAGAGGCCACCATCGCGGTGACGCCGGCGAACGTGTCGTTCGTCCGGTCGTTGCTCCAGCGGTACGAGAACGGCAGTGGCATACCGGTGAAGGTGGCGACGTACCCGTTCCCGGCCGTGGACGGCCTCCCGAGGGGCGTCGAGAACCTCGGCACGGCCGCGCAGGCCGATGCATGGCGCATCGATGTGGCCGCGTTGAGCGATACGCTGATGCGCCCCGTCCAGGAAACGCTCATCAGGGCGCAGTCGCCGGACGCGCTCATCACCGACGTGCACTTCATGTGGAACGCCGGCGTCTGCGACGGGCTCGGCGTGCCATGCGTCACGTTCAACGTCATCGGCGCCTTCTCGACACTCGCGATGCGCCATCTACTGGGTCGCGTTTCCAGCAGCGAGCCGGAGGTGGTGACTACCATCCCTCGGTTTCCGGACCCCGAGATACGAGTACCCACGGTGGAGCTGCCGGAATACTTGAGGAGCCAACGGAAGGGTGACCAATCCACCTTCGACCGGCTCTATGCGGTGCAAGGTGACTGCTTCGGGCTGGCCGTCAACACATCGCCAGATCTGGAGGAGCATTACTGCGGGATGTACGTGGGCAATGGCTACGCGAAGCGTGCGTACATGCTAGGCCCCGTGTCACTACGACTGCCGTCGTCACCGGAAGCCGACGACTCACGGTACACCGACTGGCTTGACTCGAAGCCAAGCCGGTCGGTGGTGTACGTGTGCTTCGGCAGCCTCGCCCACGTCTCCGACGCTCAGCTGGACGAGCTCGCTCTCGGGCTTGAGGCCTCAGGGATGGCGTTCCTGTGGGTGGTGAGGATGGACAAGTGGTCTCCCCCGGAGCGGTGGCGCGAGCGTGTTGGAGGCAGGGGCATGGTGGTCACCGCCTGGGCTCCGCAAAGGGCTATCCTGGGGCACCGGGCAGTGGGGGCTTTCGTGACGCACTGCGGATGGAACTCCGTCCTGGAGACGGTGGCGGCGGGTGTGCCGGTGCTGACATGGCCCATAGTGTTCGAGCAGTTCATCACCGAGAGGCTGCTGACGGAGGTCCTAGGGATCGGGGAGCGGCTGTGGCCGGACGGCGCCGGCGTTCGAAGCACGAGGCACGAAGAGCAGGAGGTAATCCCCGCCCAAGATGTGGCACCGGCATTGACGACCTTCATGCAGCCTGGAGGGCCGGGGGATGCAGCGAGGAGCAGAGTCATGGGCCTGGCCGCTAAGGTTCATGCCGCGGTGGCGGAAGGAGGATCCTCCGACCGTGATCTGCACCGCTTGATAGATGACCTCATGGAAGCTGCCGGTGTCGGTGCCGGAAGGACGACGATATGA